The following are encoded in a window of Xanthocytophaga agilis genomic DNA:
- the gatC gene encoding Asp-tRNA(Asn)/Glu-tRNA(Gln) amidotransferase subunit GatC, whose amino-acid sequence MNADQDTLRKIANLARLDLKESDEVEILNDLNRILTWVEKLSEIDTSNVEPLTHINTDLNVMREDIVSETLPRPKALENAPKQDGVHFRVPKVIE is encoded by the coding sequence ATGAATGCTGATCAAGATACATTACGTAAAATTGCCAATCTGGCCCGACTGGATCTGAAAGAATCAGATGAAGTAGAAATCCTAAATGATCTCAATCGAATTTTAACCTGGGTAGAGAAATTAAGTGAGATAGATACAAGTAATGTAGAGCCATTAACTCATATTAATACTGACCTGAATGTAATGCGCGAAGATATTGTTTCTGAAACCTTACCTCGGCCTAAAGCTCTGGAAAACGCACCCAAACAAGATGGAGTACACTTTCGGGTACCCAAAGTAATAGAATAA
- the purH gene encoding bifunctional phosphoribosylaminoimidazolecarboxamide formyltransferase/IMP cyclohydrolase, producing the protein MSSRKIQSALISVYYKDGLAPIAQLLHQQGVTIYSTGGTQTFLQDLNIPVIPVEELTSYPSILGGRVKTLHPKVFGGILHRRDEASDLDQVKQYEIPSIDLVIVDLYPFEETVASGASEEDIIEKIDIGGISLIRAAAKNHKDVVIVSSREQYATLEQILRDKNGETELVDRKYFAAQAFDITSHYDTAIFNYFNQEETIPSLKISERQSQTLRYGENPHQRGWFHGDLNAMFDQLHGKELSYNNLLDVDAAVLLIEEFKGETAYAILKHNNACGIAVDPNPTQAYLKALASDPVSAFGGVIITTTEVDIATAEELNKLFFEVLIAPSFSQSAFELLTTKKNRILLKKKDVTLPKMQVRTVLNGIMRQDRDAKMETVSELRTVTEKVPTEAEKEELIFAAKICKHTKSNTIVLSRDKQLIASGVGQTSRVDALKQAIEKARSFGFDLQGAVMASDAFFPFADCVEIAHAAGITAVIQPGGSIRDQDSIDFCNQNGMAMVTTGIRHFKH; encoded by the coding sequence ATGTCTTCTCGTAAAATACAATCAGCCCTGATTTCTGTTTATTATAAGGATGGTCTTGCGCCTATTGCCCAATTGCTTCATCAACAAGGTGTTACTATATATTCAACTGGTGGAACACAGACGTTCCTGCAGGATCTGAATATTCCTGTAATTCCAGTAGAAGAGCTAACATCATATCCATCTATTTTAGGTGGTCGTGTAAAGACTCTTCACCCTAAAGTTTTTGGAGGGATTTTGCATCGTCGTGATGAAGCATCTGACTTAGATCAGGTAAAACAATATGAGATTCCTTCTATTGATCTGGTGATTGTAGATTTATATCCTTTTGAAGAAACAGTTGCCTCTGGCGCATCTGAAGAAGATATTATTGAAAAGATTGATATTGGAGGAATTTCGCTGATACGTGCTGCTGCAAAAAATCATAAAGATGTTGTAATTGTTTCTTCTCGTGAACAATATGCAACATTAGAGCAAATATTACGTGATAAAAACGGAGAAACAGAATTAGTTGACCGTAAATATTTTGCTGCCCAGGCTTTTGATATAACTTCTCATTACGACACTGCGATTTTCAATTATTTTAATCAGGAAGAGACGATTCCTTCATTGAAAATATCGGAGCGTCAATCTCAGACATTACGTTATGGGGAAAATCCACATCAAAGAGGATGGTTTCATGGTGATTTAAATGCAATGTTTGATCAGTTGCATGGTAAAGAGTTGTCATACAATAACTTACTAGATGTAGATGCTGCTGTTCTTCTTATTGAAGAATTTAAAGGAGAAACAGCATATGCCATTCTCAAGCACAATAATGCATGTGGAATTGCAGTGGATCCCAATCCGACTCAAGCTTATCTGAAAGCCTTAGCCAGTGATCCTGTTTCTGCATTTGGAGGTGTTATTATTACTACAACTGAAGTAGATATTGCCACAGCAGAAGAGCTAAATAAGTTATTTTTTGAAGTGTTGATTGCCCCCTCATTCAGCCAGAGCGCATTTGAGTTACTTACCACTAAAAAGAATCGGATTCTTTTAAAGAAAAAAGATGTAACATTGCCTAAAATGCAGGTACGTACAGTCTTAAATGGTATTATGCGTCAGGATCGGGATGCTAAAATGGAGACAGTGTCTGAATTACGAACTGTAACTGAAAAAGTACCAACAGAAGCAGAAAAAGAAGAACTGATTTTTGCTGCAAAGATTTGTAAGCATACTAAATCAAATACTATCGTTTTATCAAGAGACAAGCAATTGATTGCTAGCGGTGTAGGGCAAACATCCCGAGTAGATGCTCTTAAACAGGCTATTGAGAAAGCTCGTTCTTTTGGATTTGATCTACAAGGTGCTGTTATGGCGTCAGACGCTTTCTTCCCATTTGCTGACTGCGTCGAAATTGCACATGCTGCAGGTATTACAGCTGTGATCCAACCTGGAGGATCCATTCGTGATCAGGATTCTATCGATTTTTGTAATCAGAATGGTATGGCAATGGTCACGACAGGAATCCGCCATTTTAAACATTAA
- a CDS encoding FGGY-family carbohydrate kinase → MKQPTIAVFDIGKTNKKFFLFDFEFKELHQEYISIPETTDEDGYPCEDLLAVTTWMQQTLNRFLQSDTIEIKRLNFSTYGASFVHLDAQGTPLTPLYNYTKPYPSELLEDFYEKNEGKDTFSVYTASPALGMLNSGLQLYWLRKTKPDLFAKIRYSLHFPQYCSYLFTGLAASEYTSVGCHTGLWNFVTRHYHRWVINEQLDTILPPLVPTTQFTFSELNGHTIRVGTGIHDSSAALLPYIVQNKEPFLLLSTGTWNITFNPFNNEPLTKEELNQDCLLYLQTNGEPVKASRLFLGNEYNYQTQLLATYFQKSPDYFRQVEFDEGIYIKWKGLHEKSFCWQNLQFPDNSIIGADQTDLSVFGSFEEALHRMMIEMIDLQVRSIKLATGSTHIHKLFVDGGFTNSSLFIEMLSRSLPSFEIIATPTPLGSSLGAAMAISI, encoded by the coding sequence ATGAAGCAGCCAACCATCGCCGTATTTGATATTGGAAAAACCAATAAGAAATTCTTTCTATTTGATTTTGAGTTCAAAGAGTTACATCAGGAATACATTTCAATTCCAGAAACAACAGATGAGGATGGTTATCCATGTGAAGATTTATTGGCAGTCACAACATGGATGCAACAAACATTGAATCGCTTTTTACAGTCTGATACTATTGAAATCAAACGTCTCAATTTTTCAACCTATGGCGCCAGTTTTGTCCATCTGGACGCACAGGGTACTCCATTGACTCCTCTTTATAATTATACAAAGCCCTATCCATCTGAGTTACTGGAAGATTTTTATGAAAAGAATGAAGGGAAAGATACATTCTCAGTATATACAGCGTCTCCTGCACTAGGTATGCTCAATTCAGGGTTGCAACTCTACTGGCTTCGCAAAACAAAACCAGACTTATTTGCAAAAATTCGGTATTCACTTCATTTTCCCCAATACTGTAGTTACTTATTTACTGGTTTGGCTGCCAGTGAGTATACCAGTGTTGGGTGTCATACAGGCTTGTGGAACTTTGTTACACGACATTATCATAGGTGGGTGATTAATGAACAGCTTGACACCATTCTGCCACCATTAGTGCCTACTACTCAATTTACATTTTCAGAATTAAATGGCCATACGATTCGTGTAGGAACAGGCATTCATGATAGCTCTGCCGCACTATTACCTTATATTGTTCAAAACAAAGAACCTTTTTTACTTCTTTCTACAGGCACATGGAATATTACGTTCAACCCTTTTAATAACGAACCACTTACCAAAGAAGAGTTGAATCAGGATTGTTTATTGTATCTTCAAACAAATGGGGAACCGGTCAAAGCCTCAAGGCTTTTCCTGGGAAATGAGTACAATTATCAAACCCAATTATTAGCCACTTATTTTCAGAAATCTCCTGATTACTTTCGCCAAGTTGAGTTCGATGAAGGAATATATATAAAATGGAAAGGCCTGCATGAAAAGTCTTTTTGCTGGCAAAATCTTCAGTTTCCAGACAACAGCATTATAGGTGCAGATCAGACAGATTTGTCTGTTTTTGGATCTTTTGAAGAGGCATTACATCGAATGATGATTGAGATGATCGACCTTCAGGTACGTTCTATAAAGCTGGCAACTGGTAGTACTCATATTCACAAATTGTTTGTGGATGGCGGCTTTACAAATAGTTCTTTATTCATTGAAATGTTAAGCCGATCGCTGCCTTCTTTTGAAATAATCGCTACTCCTACCCCTTTGGGCTCATCTTTAGGTGCAGCAATGGCAATAAGTATCTAA
- a CDS encoding phosphoribosylglycinamide formyltransferase produces MTSIAIFASGSGSNAQKIMEYFDNHPSIQVKLVLSNKEDAPVLLRAANFMVPTYVFDRKTFYETTKVEEELASYKIDYIVLAGFLWLIPLPLIHTYPNKIINIHPALLPKYGGKGMYGMKVHEAVVQAKETETGITIHLINEEYDKGAHLFQISCVVEANDTPERIAEKVHALEHTHFPKVIEEWILKTRS; encoded by the coding sequence ATGACTTCTATTGCCATTTTTGCTTCCGGTTCTGGCTCCAATGCTCAAAAGATCATGGAATATTTTGACAATCATCCTTCTATTCAGGTAAAGCTGGTATTGTCAAACAAAGAAGATGCACCTGTATTATTACGGGCAGCTAATTTTATGGTGCCCACTTATGTATTTGACCGCAAAACATTTTACGAAACAACCAAAGTAGAGGAAGAATTAGCAAGCTATAAGATAGATTATATTGTACTGGCTGGATTTCTCTGGTTGATCCCTTTGCCTTTAATACATACTTATCCTAATAAAATCATTAATATTCATCCGGCGTTGTTACCTAAATATGGAGGAAAAGGAATGTACGGAATGAAAGTGCATGAGGCTGTGGTACAGGCAAAAGAAACAGAAACAGGCATTACTATTCATCTTATTAATGAAGAATATGATAAGGGGGCACACCTCTTTCAAATATCTTGCGTAGTAGAAGCTAATGATACACCAGAACGTATAGCAGAAAAAGTACATGCGTTAGAACATACACATTTTCCAAAAGTAATTGAAGAGTGGATACTAAAGACCAGAAGCTGA
- a CDS encoding Rod shape-determining protein MreD, whose product MNGREFFLQAIYFVIYVGLQMVFVRNLVVFDVAFCFVYVAFILLLPLETDTVLLLLLSLITGLLVDSFYDTAGIHAAACVLMGYLRPWVIRIITPRGGYDQNLRISLDHMGTEWFFSYSLILIVFHHLALFLIEASQWSLVPLALLKTLCSSVFTWIMLVIIQYLFYRRR is encoded by the coding sequence ATGAATGGTAGAGAATTTTTTTTGCAAGCTATATATTTTGTCATTTATGTAGGGTTACAGATGGTTTTTGTCCGTAACCTGGTTGTATTTGATGTAGCTTTTTGTTTTGTCTATGTAGCATTTATCTTATTGCTACCTCTGGAAACAGACACGGTATTATTGTTATTGCTCTCCTTGATAACGGGTCTGCTTGTAGATTCCTTCTATGATACAGCGGGTATACATGCGGCAGCTTGTGTACTAATGGGATATTTGCGTCCTTGGGTGATTCGAATTATTACACCTCGTGGAGGATATGATCAAAACCTGAGGATATCTCTGGATCATATGGGAACAGAGTGGTTCTTTTCTTATTCCCTTATTCTTATAGTATTTCACCACCTGGCTTTATTCCTCATTGAAGCAAGCCAATGGAGTCTTGTTCCATTGGCATTACTCAAAACACTTTGTAGTTCTGTATTTACCTGGATTATGTTGGTTATTATACAGTATCTTTTTTATCGGAGACGATAG
- the mreC gene encoding rod shape-determining protein MreC, giving the protein MQRIFWFLFTYRAFILFVLLEIFCGWLIVKNNAYQGAYFYNSSTRYTADVLKKTQEVKDYFGLKDVNRELAAENARLHQMYEQLALSKIAQQGSYKPDSALTQRFKFVAAKVIRSSTVSPRNTITIDKGTLDGIKPDMGVISPQGVVGKITACSEHFSVITSILHIDYRLSSQIKKNGSVGTVEWDGKNSQISAMRYVPRYVEVQAGDTVVTSSYNSVFPQGVLVGVIKKVSAAPSETAYDLTVQLATDFNRLSYVYVINNIYKEEQEILEKKNVPVESNTP; this is encoded by the coding sequence ATGCAGCGGATTTTTTGGTTTTTATTTACCTACAGGGCTTTTATTCTATTTGTACTGCTGGAAATTTTCTGTGGATGGCTTATTGTGAAAAATAATGCCTACCAGGGAGCCTATTTTTATAATTCTTCAACCCGATACACTGCAGATGTTCTGAAAAAGACACAAGAGGTAAAAGATTATTTTGGGCTCAAAGATGTTAATCGGGAACTGGCTGCAGAAAATGCCCGATTACATCAGATGTACGAACAACTTGCATTAAGCAAAATAGCACAGCAGGGAAGTTATAAGCCTGATTCGGCACTAACTCAACGATTTAAGTTTGTTGCGGCTAAGGTTATACGGAGTTCTACTGTTTCTCCACGTAATACCATTACAATAGATAAAGGTACACTGGATGGAATTAAACCTGATATGGGAGTTATCTCTCCACAGGGAGTAGTTGGAAAGATAACCGCATGCTCGGAACATTTTTCTGTAATCACTTCCATATTACACATCGATTATAGATTATCTTCACAGATAAAAAAGAATGGAAGTGTTGGGACTGTAGAATGGGATGGCAAAAATAGCCAGATATCTGCAATGAGATATGTTCCTCGTTATGTGGAGGTTCAGGCAGGAGATACTGTAGTAACATCCAGTTATAACTCTGTATTTCCTCAAGGTGTGCTGGTTGGTGTTATTAAGAAAGTTAGTGCTGCACCATCTGAAACTGCTTATGATCTGACAGTACAGCTGGCAACTGATTTTAACAGATTGTCTTATGTATATGTAATCAACAATATTTACAAAGAAGAACAGGAGATACTGGAAAAGAAGAATGTTCCTGTAGAATCAAATACGCCATAA
- a CDS encoding endonuclease/exonuclease/phosphatase family protein, producing MFFTKVYSQTNQRIQKLTWRQRIVWIFNILLYLYSLIAFLAIHIPPTRFWPVGFITLSIPIILVIHIFLSIYWIWAYSKRAIVSILILIIAYPLFERTFVLHWKEASDSTQNTIKVLSYNTQRLNAHDYYEGDKSKPKKIIEWISQSDADIKCLQEFHDEDGSKTFNAISKIATSGNYNYYITPLAQSDGSKGFDGVAIFTKYPIIHTGDIIFDRRTLNKGIFVDIKVGEDTLRVFSIHLYSMSIRAEKLGINKEYKEVKSGFKDVFARLRRGFITHSRQVTILERYIQESPYPVIVCGDFNAVPYSFAYQKIRKNLANAFEDAGSGFGFSYNDSKLFFLRIDNQFYSDSHLDVFDFQTHREIGFSDHFPISATYTLINPKQKR from the coding sequence GTGTTCTTTACTAAAGTATATTCTCAGACTAACCAGCGTATTCAAAAACTAACCTGGCGACAGCGAATCGTATGGATTTTTAACATCCTATTGTACCTATATAGTCTGATAGCCTTTCTGGCTATTCATATACCCCCTACACGCTTTTGGCCAGTAGGGTTTATTACACTTTCTATTCCAATCATTCTGGTTATACATATTTTTCTTAGTATCTATTGGATATGGGCCTATTCTAAACGAGCCATTGTATCTATCCTGATACTCATTATAGCTTATCCACTTTTTGAACGTACTTTTGTTTTGCATTGGAAAGAAGCTTCAGACAGTACTCAGAATACTATTAAAGTACTTAGCTATAATACACAGCGTCTCAATGCACACGATTATTATGAAGGGGATAAGTCGAAACCTAAAAAGATTATTGAATGGATTAGTCAGAGTGATGCAGATATTAAGTGCTTACAGGAGTTTCATGATGAAGATGGATCAAAAACATTTAACGCTATATCCAAAATCGCAACCAGCGGCAATTACAACTATTATATTACACCTCTGGCCCAATCAGATGGCAGTAAAGGATTTGATGGAGTCGCCATATTCACTAAATACCCTATCATTCATACTGGAGATATAATATTTGACAGACGGACACTAAACAAAGGTATCTTTGTAGATATTAAGGTTGGTGAAGATACATTGAGAGTTTTTAGTATTCACCTTTACTCTATGAGTATCCGTGCAGAAAAACTTGGCATTAATAAAGAATATAAAGAAGTAAAATCAGGCTTTAAAGATGTCTTTGCCAGATTACGAAGAGGCTTTATTACCCATAGCAGGCAAGTAACGATACTGGAACGCTACATTCAGGAAAGTCCTTACCCTGTGATCGTTTGTGGAGATTTTAATGCTGTCCCTTATAGTTTTGCGTATCAGAAAATACGTAAAAACCTTGCCAATGCATTTGAAGATGCAGGTAGCGGATTTGGATTTTCCTATAATGATAGCAAACTTTTCTTTCTGCGTATAGATAATCAGTTTTATAGTGACAGCCACTTGGATGTTTTTGATTTTCAAACTCATCGAGAAATAGGTTTCTCAGATCATTTCCCAATTTCTGCTACCTATACGCTTATTAATCCTAAACAAAAAAGATAG
- a CDS encoding rod shape-determining protein: MGLFNFLTSDIAIDLGTANTLIAHKDKIVVDEPSIIAIDKMNNRVLAIGKEAMQMHEKTHENIKTIRPLKDGVIADFTAAEQMIKGMIKMIDTGSKLFTPSHRMVICIPSGITEVEKRAVKDSAEHAGAKEVYMIYEPIAAAIGIGIDIEQPVGSMVVDIGGGTTEIALIALSGIVCDQSIRVAGDVFTKDILDYMRRQHNLLIGERSAERVKIEVGSALTELEVPPADYEIRGRDLMTGIPKTVKVTFTEIAYALDKSVSKIEEAVLKALEMAPPELSADIYTNGIHLTGGGALLRGLDKRIAAKTKLPIHVADDPLKAVVRGTSLAMKNLRSFRPVLMT; the protein is encoded by the coding sequence ATGGGATTGTTTAACTTTTTGACAAGTGATATTGCGATAGATCTGGGCACTGCTAATACACTGATTGCACATAAAGACAAGATTGTTGTAGATGAGCCTTCCATCATTGCTATTGATAAAATGAATAATCGTGTACTGGCCATTGGCAAAGAGGCCATGCAGATGCACGAGAAAACACATGAAAATATCAAGACAATCCGGCCTCTTAAAGATGGTGTGATTGCTGATTTTACCGCTGCCGAACAGATGATCAAAGGTATGATCAAAATGATCGATACTGGCAGCAAGTTATTTACTCCTTCGCACCGTATGGTAATCTGTATTCCTTCTGGAATTACAGAGGTTGAAAAACGGGCCGTTAAAGATTCTGCAGAGCATGCAGGTGCTAAAGAAGTTTATATGATTTATGAACCAATTGCAGCTGCAATTGGGATTGGTATTGATATCGAGCAACCAGTCGGTTCAATGGTAGTTGATATTGGTGGAGGTACAACAGAGATTGCTCTTATCGCTCTTTCTGGTATTGTATGTGATCAATCTATACGGGTAGCAGGTGATGTATTTACGAAAGATATTCTGGACTATATGCGTCGTCAGCATAACTTGTTGATTGGAGAACGTTCTGCCGAACGAGTGAAGATTGAGGTGGGTTCTGCTTTGACTGAGCTCGAAGTGCCACCAGCTGATTACGAGATCCGTGGACGTGATTTGATGACGGGTATTCCTAAGACTGTAAAAGTTACCTTTACAGAGATTGCGTATGCTCTGGATAAATCAGTATCCAAAATAGAAGAGGCAGTATTAAAGGCACTGGAGATGGCTCCGCCTGAATTATCTGCAGATATTTACACCAATGGTATTCACCTTACTGGTGGAGGAGCTTTATTACGAGGTTTGGATAAAAGAATTGCCGCTAAAACAAAGCTGCCAATCCATGTTGCAGATGATCCTTTAAAGGCTGTTGTGCGCGGTACAAGTCTGGCCATGAAGAACCTGCGTAGTTTCCGTCCTGTATTGATGACCTAA
- a CDS encoding ABC transporter ATP-binding protein has protein sequence MKKIIETHNISKRYIMGEEVIEALKSVTISVNKGEYVAFMGPSGSGKSTLMNIIGCLDTPTNGTYILNNKDVSDMSDNELAEIRNKEIGFVFQTFNLLPRLSSLENVALPLIYAGFNKSDRTEKALEALRSVGLGERYKHKPNELSGGQRQRVAVARALVNDPSILLADEPTGNLDTKTSYEIMDLFEELHSKGNTIIMVTHEEDIARYAHRIVRLRDGLIETDIINTEIRKARIEANGLIK, from the coding sequence ATGAAGAAGATCATTGAAACTCATAACATCTCCAAACGATATATCATGGGTGAGGAGGTAATTGAAGCCCTGAAATCTGTAACTATATCTGTTAATAAAGGAGAATATGTTGCATTTATGGGGCCATCGGGTTCAGGAAAATCAACCTTGATGAATATTATTGGTTGTCTGGACACTCCCACTAATGGCACATATATCCTGAATAACAAGGATGTTAGTGATATGAGTGACAATGAATTGGCTGAAATAAGAAACAAAGAAATTGGGTTCGTATTTCAAACTTTTAATCTTCTTCCCCGTCTTTCTTCATTGGAAAATGTGGCACTGCCTCTTATTTATGCAGGCTTTAACAAATCCGACCGCACAGAGAAGGCACTTGAGGCACTACGAAGTGTAGGTTTGGGAGAACGATATAAGCATAAGCCTAACGAATTATCAGGTGGTCAGCGCCAACGGGTTGCAGTAGCACGAGCTCTTGTTAATGATCCAAGTATACTTCTGGCAGATGAACCTACAGGGAACCTTGATACCAAAACATCTTATGAGATTATGGACCTGTTTGAGGAATTACACAGCAAAGGCAATACTATTATCATGGTAACACACGAAGAAGATATAGCACGCTATGCACACCGTATCGTTAGGCTTCGTGATGGATTAATTGAAACAGATATTATTAATACAGAGATCAGAAAAGCCAGAATAGAAGCTAATGGCCTTATAAAGTAA
- a CDS encoding MFS transporter: MSITKEQTKTGTHPQFFILVTVFFFWGFVAAANDILIPVFKKFFDLEQWQAQLVSFAFYIAYTVGSIIYLLISKALKADLLNKIGYKNGIAIGLLISGFGALIFYPAAQANSYALLLTGLFVVGLGFSLQQTAAQPFAILLGDPNSGSQRVNFAGGINNFGTTLGPILVSYAIFGSISSGAGADATVDSVKAPYLILGALFFFFAVFFWLIKLPSVTQDVPSDSGFAALKYPQLVLGMIAIFLYVGAEVTIGSNLGEYLRVEDGLREDELAPYVSLFWASLMIGRWTAGVSVFNPSPTMRKVLTVVVPYIAFGVYLLINFIRGTELTPLYIYSVCVLAIIIAFFISQDKPAKMLLTFASFGAIATIIGILGSGKIALYALISGGMFCSVLWPCIFTLAIAGLGKNTPQGSAFLIMMIMGGGFVSMFQSWLSGSIGIQQSYWVPVVCFVYLAWYAARVKGILKSQGIDYESTTTSGGGH, translated from the coding sequence ATGTCTATAACTAAAGAGCAAACTAAAACTGGTACTCATCCCCAGTTTTTTATTTTGGTAACCGTCTTCTTCTTCTGGGGATTTGTGGCTGCCGCCAATGATATTCTAATTCCTGTATTTAAAAAGTTTTTTGATCTGGAACAATGGCAAGCCCAATTAGTAAGCTTTGCCTTTTATATTGCTTATACAGTAGGCTCTATCATATACCTTCTGATCAGTAAAGCATTAAAGGCTGATTTATTAAATAAAATCGGATACAAAAATGGTATCGCTATTGGCTTGTTAATATCAGGATTTGGTGCACTTATATTTTATCCTGCTGCTCAGGCTAACTCATATGCATTGCTTTTAACAGGTTTGTTTGTGGTAGGGTTAGGATTTTCATTACAGCAAACAGCTGCTCAGCCATTTGCCATTTTGCTAGGTGATCCTAACTCAGGTTCTCAACGTGTAAACTTTGCGGGCGGAATCAATAACTTTGGTACAACTCTAGGACCTATTCTCGTCAGCTATGCTATTTTCGGATCTATTTCATCCGGAGCAGGTGCAGACGCAACAGTAGATTCTGTTAAAGCCCCATATTTGATTCTGGGTGCATTATTTTTCTTCTTTGCTGTATTTTTCTGGCTAATCAAGCTCCCGTCTGTGACTCAGGATGTTCCAAGTGATAGCGGATTTGCTGCACTAAAATACCCACAACTGGTTTTAGGAATGATTGCGATATTCTTATATGTTGGTGCAGAAGTGACCATTGGTTCTAATCTGGGAGAATATCTACGTGTGGAAGATGGATTGCGTGAAGATGAACTCGCACCATATGTCTCTTTATTCTGGGCTAGTTTAATGATTGGACGTTGGACTGCCGGTGTAAGTGTATTTAACCCAAGCCCAACTATGCGTAAAGTATTGACTGTTGTTGTCCCCTATATTGCGTTTGGTGTTTATTTGTTGATCAACTTTATTCGGGGTACAGAGTTAACGCCTCTTTATATTTATTCAGTATGTGTGTTAGCAATCATTATTGCGTTCTTCATTAGTCAGGATAAACCAGCCAAAATGCTATTGACTTTTGCCTCTTTCGGCGCTATAGCTACTATAATAGGTATTTTGGGAAGTGGAAAAATTGCATTATATGCATTGATTAGTGGTGGTATGTTTTGTTCAGTTTTGTGGCCATGTATCTTTACATTGGCAATTGCAGGATTAGGTAAAAATACACCTCAAGGATCTGCATTCCTTATTATGATGATCATGGGCGGTGGTTTTGTATCTATGTTTCAAAGCTGGTTATCGGGATCAATTGGTATCCAACAATCTTACTGGGTGCCTGTTGTGTGCTTTGTTTACCTTGCCTGGTATGCAGCCCGTGTTAAAGGAATACTTAAATCTCAAGGTATAGATTATGAAAGTACTACAACTAGCGGTGGCGGACATTAA